A single Candidatus Eisenbacteria bacterium DNA region contains:
- a CDS encoding 2-oxoacid:acceptor oxidoreductase family protein, producing the protein GGLGAHAAGQILASAAVLKMGMNGSHFSSYGSEKKGSLVRSFVRLGPPDRPIRTSAPVENPDGIVVFHAALLRNPATLAGLRRDGVLLFNSPAGSAPEALAALPSTAHAVRVDALRIAVEETSRPNAVLLGTLCAVFPRLDANAVLESLTEEFAGKHPEAVAANTRAFRRGAAEYESLEGMGRAEGDLPVLRPEPVWGYETQPPGGVIPEAGNTAWNDLSTSRTGWMPVLHHEQCIHCGSCDLVCPDFCLVWGDGVDGRFERQLMGIDYRYCKGCLRCVESCPTGALTRETETQGLANELRVPLFPELTG; encoded by the coding sequence GGCGGTCTCGGGGCGCACGCGGCGGGTCAGATTCTCGCCTCGGCCGCGGTCCTCAAGATGGGCATGAACGGCTCCCACTTCTCGTCCTACGGGTCCGAGAAGAAAGGCTCGCTCGTCCGCTCGTTCGTCCGTCTGGGTCCGCCGGATCGCCCGATTCGCACCAGCGCGCCGGTCGAGAACCCGGACGGCATCGTGGTCTTCCACGCCGCGCTGCTCCGCAATCCCGCGACGCTCGCCGGCCTGCGCCGCGACGGCGTCCTCCTCTTCAACTCACCCGCCGGGTCCGCGCCGGAGGCGCTCGCGGCGCTGCCGAGTACCGCGCACGCGGTGCGCGTGGATGCGTTGCGAATCGCGGTGGAGGAGACGTCGCGCCCGAACGCGGTTCTGCTCGGCACGCTTTGCGCCGTGTTCCCTCGGCTCGATGCGAACGCGGTCCTCGAATCGCTGACCGAGGAGTTCGCGGGCAAGCACCCGGAGGCGGTCGCGGCGAACACTCGCGCCTTCCGCCGCGGCGCGGCGGAGTACGAGTCCCTCGAAGGCATGGGGCGAGCGGAAGGGGACCTGCCCGTGCTCAGGCCCGAACCGGTGTGGGGCTACGAGACGCAACCGCCGGGCGGCGTGATCCCGGAGGCCGGCAACACGGCGTGGAACGACCTCTCCACGTCGCGCACCGGTTGGATGCCGGTGCTCCACCACGAGCAATGCATCCACTGCGGATCGTGTGACCTCGTGTGTCCGGATTTCTGCCTCGTCTGGGGCGACGGCGTGGATGGCCGGTTCGAGCGCCAGCTCATGGGCATCGACTACCGCTACTGCAAGGGCTGCCTGCGCTGCGTGGAGTCGTGCCCGACCGGGGCGCTCACGCGCGAGACCGAAACGCAGGGGTTGGCCAACGAGCTTCGAGTCCCGTTGTTCCCGGAACTCACTGGATAG